One Campylobacter lari DNA segment encodes these proteins:
- a CDS encoding dynamin family protein: MSLKETNNPSPQEKGALKTLLKQIWQNRSVYLDTNTLFDESLIDTQKAAILLSTNLDNYERFSALNEFKNLMKSLNLRLDLYGIQYAQVCFINALNLGILDKNELLKALEKLQKITDNTLIYAFVSRQKVIQKDYKQEVKNSHQTLDLINQNLQELCEDEKVQKLLQEALVKFSNIDFSIAVTGVVNAGKSSMLNALLKKDFLGVSNVPETANLSVLKYGKEQKAKIYFWSEEEWQDILKSSKDNQDMQDLIKQLEQNFNLNEYIEKENKNIEIKIEELKNYTSAKNKISALIKKIELFASLDFLKDNVCIVDTPGLDDVIIQRELLTKAYISKADFLIHLMNASQSLSQKDCDFIVECLLTSRVSKLLIVLTKADLLSQKDLQEVISYTKNKLKENLAQKQLDQELLDNVDFVCISSKLANDFYQKKGGNLEQSNILTLEELIAKSLYDKNKIAQSAYKKELLLHLEKIEEKIKFFNKMLNYESFELDKQNQTIINDFKAKKEKLMQVKAELSAIFNTKDENTQEILTLLHLLAKKLKEKLIDELKYNQNNKIKNNTQRLNTIIDTTLKDGIFDLLRELKQQSEYKINELKTTLSVKYDFLKAILEQNCDDFKSKVETKIESIFANDLFMTLKAGLLKNLESTQDIYKLESSLENQILEKLQTFNIEKIALDLKNNQEFFTNLELSLNLYEKEQEEQIKDLKDLILQIEQNEQNSKELLEKNNTKLQSLKTLKTELLNAK, encoded by the coding sequence TTGTCGCTCAAAGAAACAAATAATCCTAGCCCCCAAGAAAAGGGGGCTCTTAAAACCTTACTAAAACAAATTTGGCAAAATCGTAGTGTTTATCTTGATACAAATACACTTTTTGATGAAAGTTTAATTGATACTCAAAAAGCAGCAATTCTTTTAAGTACTAATCTTGATAATTATGAAAGATTTAGTGCTTTGAATGAATTTAAAAATTTGATGAAAAGTTTAAATTTACGCTTAGATCTTTATGGCATTCAGTATGCACAGGTTTGTTTTATTAACGCTTTAAATTTAGGAATTTTAGACAAAAACGAGCTTTTAAAAGCCTTAGAAAAACTTCAAAAAATCACCGATAATACTTTAATATATGCTTTTGTATCTAGACAAAAAGTTATTCAAAAAGATTACAAGCAAGAAGTTAAAAACTCACATCAAACACTAGATCTTATTAATCAAAACTTACAAGAGCTTTGTGAAGATGAAAAAGTTCAAAAACTCTTACAAGAAGCTTTGGTTAAATTTAGTAATATTGATTTTTCTATCGCAGTAACGGGTGTGGTAAATGCAGGTAAATCAAGTATGCTAAATGCACTTTTAAAAAAAGATTTTTTAGGTGTATCTAATGTGCCTGAAACTGCAAATTTAAGTGTTTTAAAATACGGCAAAGAACAAAAAGCTAAGATATATTTTTGGAGTGAAGAAGAATGGCAAGATATTTTAAAAAGCTCTAAAGATAATCAAGATATGCAAGATCTTATAAAACAATTAGAGCAAAATTTTAATCTAAATGAGTATATTGAAAAAGAAAATAAAAATATAGAAATAAAAATTGAAGAATTAAAAAATTACACTAGTGCAAAAAACAAAATTTCAGCACTTATTAAAAAAATAGAGCTTTTTGCATCGCTTGATTTTTTAAAAGATAATGTTTGTATAGTTGATACTCCAGGACTTGATGATGTGATCATCCAAAGAGAGCTTTTAACAAAAGCTTATATAAGCAAAGCTGACTTTTTAATCCACCTTATGAATGCTTCTCAAAGTCTTAGTCAAAAAGATTGTGATTTTATTGTAGAATGTTTGCTAACTTCAAGAGTAAGTAAGCTTTTGATTGTGCTTACTAAAGCTGATTTACTTAGTCAAAAAGACTTGCAAGAAGTAATTAGCTATACCAAAAATAAACTCAAAGAAAATTTAGCACAAAAGCAGCTTGACCAAGAATTATTAGATAATGTAGATTTTGTGTGTATCTCTTCAAAACTAGCCAATGATTTTTATCAAAAAAAAGGTGGAAATTTAGAACAAAGTAATATTTTAACACTAGAAGAACTTATAGCTAAAAGCTTATATGATAAAAACAAAATTGCTCAAAGTGCTTATAAAAAAGAATTATTATTACATTTAGAAAAAATAGAAGAAAAAATTAAATTTTTTAATAAAATGCTAAATTACGAAAGTTTTGAGCTTGATAAACAAAATCAAACTATTATCAATGATTTTAAAGCAAAAAAAGAAAAATTAATGCAAGTAAAAGCAGAGCTAAGTGCTATTTTTAACACAAAAGATGAAAATACTCAAGAAATTTTAACGCTTTTACATTTACTAGCTAAGAAATTAAAAGAAAAACTCATAGATGAGCTAAAATATAATCAAAATAATAAAATCAAAAATAATACTCAAAGATTAAACACTATCATTGATACGACTTTAAAAGATGGAATTTTTGATCTTTTAAGAGAGTTAAAACAGCAAAGTGAGTATAAGATCAATGAGCTTAAAACCACACTAAGTGTGAAATATGATTTTTTAAAAGCTATTTTAGAGCAAAATTGTGATGATTTTAAAAGTAAGGTTGAAACAAAAATAGAAAGTATTTTCGCTAATGATCTTTTTATGACATTAAAAGCAGGACTTTTAAAAAATTTAGAGTCTACTCAAGATATTTATAAACTAGAAAGCTCTTTAGAAAATCAAATTTTAGAAAAATTACAAACATTTAATATAGAAAAAATTGCCCTAGATTTAAAAAATAATCAAGAATTTTTTACTAATTTAGAGCTTAGTCTGAATTTATACGAAAAAGAGCAAGAAGAGCAAATCAAAGACTTAAAAGACTTGATTTTACAAATAGAACAAAACGAACAAAACTCCAAAGAGCTTTTAGAAAAAAACAATACAAAATTACAAAGTTTAAAGACTTTAAAAACGGAGCTTTTAAATGCAAAATGA
- a CDS encoding fumarate reductase iron-sulfur subunit, whose translation MSRKLTIRAFKYNPLSKISKPHFVTYELEETPFMTIFVCLTQIREKMDADLSFDFVCRAGICGSCAMMINGKPKLACKTLTKDYPDGVIELMPLPAFRHIKDLSVNTGEWFDGMCKRVESWVHNEKETDISKLEERIEPEVADETFELDRCIECGICVASCATKLMRPDFIAATGLLRTARYLQDPHDHRTIEDFYELVGDDDGVFGCMSLLACEDNCPKELPLQSKIAYMRRQLVAQRNK comes from the coding sequence ATGAGTAGAAAATTAACAATAAGAGCATTTAAATATAATCCATTAAGTAAAATTTCTAAGCCTCATTTTGTTACTTATGAGCTTGAAGAAACTCCATTTATGACGATTTTTGTGTGCTTAACTCAAATCAGAGAAAAAATGGATGCGGATTTGAGTTTTGACTTTGTATGTAGAGCAGGGATTTGCGGAAGCTGTGCTATGATGATCAATGGTAAGCCAAAACTTGCTTGTAAAACATTGACAAAAGACTATCCAGATGGCGTTATAGAGCTTATGCCTTTACCTGCATTTAGACATATCAAAGACTTAAGTGTTAATACAGGTGAGTGGTTTGATGGTATGTGTAAACGCGTTGAAAGCTGGGTGCATAATGAAAAAGAAACAGATATTTCTAAACTTGAAGAACGTATTGAGCCAGAAGTTGCTGATGAGACTTTTGAGCTTGATCGTTGTATAGAGTGTGGAATTTGTGTTGCTTCTTGTGCAACTAAGCTAATGAGACCTGACTTTATCGCAGCTACTGGACTTTTAAGAACAGCTAGATATTTACAAGATCCACATGATCACAGAACCATAGAAGATTTTTATGAATTAGTGGGCGATGATGATGGTGTATTTGGATGTATGTCTTTACTTGCATGTGAAGATAATTGTCCAAAAGAACTACCTTTACAAAGCAAAATCGCTTATATGAGAAGACAGCTTGTCGCTCAAAGAAACAAATAA
- a CDS encoding fumarate reductase flavoprotein subunit has protein sequence MNIQYSDALVIGGGLAGLRAAIEVAKSGQSVTLLSICPVKRSHSAAVQGGMQASLGNSVKGEGDNEDVHFADTVKGSDWGCDQEVARMFAQTAPKAVRELAAWGVPWTRVTKGPRTVVINAQKTTIEEKEEAHGLINARDFGGTKKWRTCYIADATGHCMLYGVANEAIKHQVKIIDRMEAVRIIHDGKKCLGAIARDLTNGELIAYVARGTMIATGGYGRIYKQTTNAVICEGTGAAIALETGLCRLSNMEAVQFHPTPIVPSGILLTEGCRGDGGILRDVDGYRFMPDYEPEKKELASRDVVSRRMMEHIRKGKGVKSPYGDHLWLDISILGRAHVEKNLRDVQDICKTFNGIDPADEGPKGWAPVLPMQHYSMGGIRTKPTGESQWLNGLFACGEAACWDMHGFNRLGGNSCSETVVAGMIVGDYFAQYCKENGNDIDTNIVKSFLSKEYDYLKSLVSKEGKHDVFEIKNRMKDIMWEKVAIFRTGQGLEEAVKELEELYHKSLDLKVHDKELKCANPELEEAYRVPRMLKIALCVAYGALLRTESRGAHYREDYPKRDDLNWMKRTNTYWVEGESMPRVEYEDLDIMKMEIPPAFRGYGAKGNIIENPLSEKRQAEVDAIREKMEAEGKGRYEIQHALMPYELQAKFKAPNQRIGVDYE, from the coding sequence ATGAACATACAATATAGTGATGCTTTAGTTATCGGTGGTGGTCTTGCAGGTTTAAGAGCTGCTATTGAAGTTGCAAAAAGTGGTCAAAGTGTAACTTTATTAAGTATTTGTCCGGTTAAAAGATCTCACTCAGCTGCTGTGCAAGGTGGTATGCAAGCTAGTTTAGGAAATAGCGTTAAAGGTGAGGGAGATAATGAAGATGTGCATTTTGCTGATACAGTAAAAGGGTCTGACTGGGGCTGTGATCAAGAAGTTGCAAGAATGTTTGCACAAACTGCTCCAAAAGCTGTGCGTGAGCTTGCTGCTTGGGGTGTGCCTTGGACTAGGGTTACAAAAGGACCTAGAACTGTAGTTATTAATGCTCAAAAAACTACTATTGAAGAAAAAGAAGAAGCACATGGTCTTATAAATGCAAGAGACTTTGGTGGTACTAAAAAATGGAGAACATGTTATATCGCTGATGCAACAGGACATTGTATGCTATATGGTGTGGCAAATGAAGCGATTAAACATCAAGTTAAAATCATTGATAGAATGGAAGCAGTAAGAATTATCCATGATGGTAAAAAATGTCTAGGAGCTATTGCTAGAGATTTAACTAATGGAGAATTAATCGCTTATGTTGCTAGAGGAACTATGATTGCAACAGGTGGTTATGGTAGAATTTATAAACAAACTACAAATGCGGTAATTTGTGAAGGTACAGGAGCTGCTATTGCACTTGAAACTGGACTTTGCAGACTTTCAAATATGGAAGCAGTACAATTTCACCCAACTCCAATCGTACCAAGCGGTATCTTACTAACTGAAGGTTGTAGAGGTGATGGTGGTATCTTAAGAGATGTTGATGGTTACCGCTTTATGCCTGATTATGAGCCTGAGAAAAAAGAACTTGCAAGTAGGGACGTTGTAAGTCGTAGAATGATGGAGCACATTAGAAAAGGTAAAGGTGTAAAAAGCCCTTATGGAGATCATTTATGGCTTGATATTTCTATCCTTGGTCGTGCGCATGTTGAAAAAAATCTTCGCGATGTTCAAGATATTTGTAAAACATTTAATGGTATTGATCCTGCTGATGAGGGTCCAAAAGGCTGGGCGCCAGTTTTACCTATGCAACATTACTCAATGGGTGGTATTAGAACTAAGCCAACCGGCGAAAGTCAATGGCTAAATGGTCTTTTTGCGTGCGGTGAAGCAGCTTGCTGGGATATGCACGGATTTAACCGCTTGGGTGGAAATTCATGTTCAGAAACTGTTGTTGCAGGTATGATCGTGGGAGATTATTTTGCACAATATTGTAAAGAAAATGGTAATGATATTGATACAAATATCGTTAAATCTTTCCTTTCTAAAGAGTATGATTACTTAAAATCTCTTGTTAGCAAAGAAGGAAAACATGATGTATTTGAAATCAAAAACAGAATGAAAGACATTATGTGGGAAAAAGTAGCTATCTTTAGAACAGGCCAAGGTCTTGAAGAAGCGGTTAAAGAGCTCGAAGAGTTATATCATAAATCACTTGATCTAAAAGTACACGATAAAGAATTAAAATGTGCAAATCCAGAGCTTGAAGAAGCTTACAGGGTTCCAAGAATGCTAAAAATTGCTTTATGTGTTGCTTATGGTGCACTTTTAAGAACAGAAAGCCGCGGGGCTCATTATAGAGAAGATTATCCAAAAAGAGATGATTTAAATTGGATGAAAAGAACAAATACTTACTGGGTAGAAGGTGAAAGTATGCCTAGAGTTGAGTATGAAGATCTTGACATTATGAAAATGGAAATCCCACCTGCATTTAGAGGTTATGGTGCTAAAGGAAATATCATTGAAAATCCATTAAGCGAAAAACGTCAAGCTGAAGTTGATGCGATCCGTGAAAAAATGGAAGCAGAAGGCAAAGGTAGATATGAAATTCAACATGCTCTAATGCCTTATGAATTACAAGCTAAATTTAAAGCACCAAATCAAAGAATAGGAGTTGATTATGAGTAG
- the nusA gene encoding transcription termination factor NusA produces MEKITDIIESIANEKNLQIEDVRERVKKALINTAKKIYGDKYEFFVDSGKNLQLYQKIIVVADNDERLENENEHFIALSKARAEAKDVEIGDELTYECSLENLGRTAVNILHKELEYNIQKLLEEKIYEKYQKMVGHMVFGSVVRVDSEENTYVEIDEFRAYLPRKNRIKGEKFKVGDVIKAVIRHVYIDKSGMRMELSRTSPKFLEALLKAEVPEIKDDLINIYASARIPGERAKIILQANSPSVDAVGATVGIKGVRINAVSKELKNENIDCIEYSNEMAILITRSLAPAIINSVSIEDKKAIVTLNSEQKSKAIGKSGINIRLASMLLGYEIELNEVNNEDKTNNQEEAFKNLKALFGEN; encoded by the coding sequence ATGGAAAAAATCACAGATATAATTGAATCCATTGCTAATGAGAAAAATTTACAAATAGAAGATGTAAGAGAAAGAGTTAAAAAAGCACTTATTAATACTGCTAAGAAAATTTATGGTGATAAGTATGAATTTTTTGTTGATTCAGGTAAAAATTTACAACTTTATCAAAAAATCATCGTAGTAGCTGATAATGATGAAAGATTAGAAAATGAAAATGAGCATTTTATCGCTTTAAGTAAAGCAAGGGCAGAAGCTAAAGATGTAGAAATTGGTGATGAGCTAACTTATGAATGTTCTTTAGAAAATTTAGGTCGTACTGCTGTAAATATCTTACATAAAGAATTAGAATACAATATACAAAAACTCTTAGAAGAAAAAATCTATGAAAAATACCAAAAAATGGTAGGACATATGGTTTTTGGTAGCGTAGTAAGGGTAGATAGTGAAGAAAATACTTATGTAGAAATTGATGAGTTTCGTGCATATTTACCTAGAAAAAATCGTATCAAAGGTGAAAAATTTAAAGTAGGTGATGTGATTAAAGCTGTTATTAGACATGTATATATTGATAAATCAGGTATGAGAATGGAGCTTAGCAGAACTAGCCCTAAATTTTTAGAAGCTTTATTAAAAGCTGAAGTTCCTGAAATCAAAGATGATCTTATAAATATTTATGCAAGTGCAAGAATTCCAGGCGAGAGAGCAAAAATCATCTTGCAAGCTAATAGCCCAAGTGTTGATGCAGTAGGAGCAACTGTAGGCATAAAAGGAGTTAGAATCAATGCTGTAAGCAAAGAATTAAAAAATGAAAATATCGACTGCATTGAGTATTCTAATGAAATGGCAATTTTAATCACTAGAAGCTTAGCTCCAGCCATTATAAACTCGGTTAGTATTGAAGATAAAAAAGCTATTGTAACGCTAAATAGTGAGCAAAAAAGCAAAGCCATAGGAAAAAGTGGCATTAATATACGCTTAGCTAGCATGCTTCTTGGATATGAGATAGAGCTTAATGAAGTAAATAATGAAGATAAAACTAATAACCAAGAAGAAGCATTTAAAAATCTTAAAGCTTTATTTGGAGAAAATTAA
- a CDS encoding fumarate reductase cytochrome b subunit: MSQLIEGFLGKSIDGKKSKMPAKLDYIQSATGLILGLFMWAHMLFVSTILVSDDFFDSVVHFLELKFIINSPMMSYITSFLAACVLVIFFVHAGLAMRKFPINFRQYQLCRTHLKYMNHGDSSLWWVQAATGFVMFFLGSAHLIFIITNADKISADMSGDRVVSHFMWLFYIALLICVELHGSIGLYRLCVKWGWFEGKDAKESRKKLKKAKWFISIFFLVLGVLSLAAFAKIGFNNYQNNSVAQIVKTYDGAKYEHTI; the protein is encoded by the coding sequence ATGAGCCAACTCATTGAAGGTTTTTTAGGCAAGAGTATTGATGGCAAAAAAAGCAAAATGCCAGCAAAACTTGACTATATTCAAAGTGCGACAGGCTTAATTTTAGGCTTGTTTATGTGGGCACATATGTTGTTCGTTTCTACCATTTTGGTTAGTGATGATTTTTTTGATTCAGTGGTTCACTTTTTAGAACTAAAATTTATCATTAATAGCCCTATGATGAGCTACATCACTTCTTTCTTGGCTGCCTGTGTTTTGGTTATTTTCTTTGTGCATGCGGGTCTTGCAATGAGAAAATTTCCTATTAATTTCAGACAATACCAACTTTGTAGAACACACTTAAAATATATGAATCATGGTGATTCTTCTTTATGGTGGGTTCAAGCTGCAACTGGTTTTGTAATGTTTTTCTTGGGTTCTGCGCACTTAATTTTTATCATTACTAATGCAGATAAAATCAGTGCTGATATGTCAGGCGATAGAGTAGTGAGCCATTTTATGTGGTTATTTTACATTGCCTTATTAATCTGTGTTGAGTTGCATGGTAGTATTGGTCTTTATAGATTATGTGTAAAATGGGGTTGGTTTGAAGGTAAAGATGCAAAAGAAAGTCGTAAAAAACTTAAAAAAGCAAAATGGTTTATTAGTATTTTCTTCTTAGTTTTAGGTGTATTAAGCTTAGCTGCTTTTGCAAAAATAGGCTTTAATAATTACCAAAACAACTCTGTAGCGCAAATAGTAAAAACTTATGATGGAGCTAAATATGAACATACAATATAG
- a CDS encoding lysophospholipid acyltransferase family protein, whose product MAKSFKINLLAFGIFLLQWLIFLTCRKVYLGQKLPKRSCVILFWHGRLALMPFAYRKMGIKGKKAYVMISHHKDGEIIARNIAFFGLDTLRGSTSKGALALLKQSFKILDQGDDVIITPDGPRGPYHSVSDGSVMIALKKNAPLFLLNYEASSFWEFKSWDKMILPKPFSKITYRLSEEIKIQNLNLEEAKVLIKEKFDMISQIDKG is encoded by the coding sequence ATGGCGAAATCCTTTAAGATTAATCTTTTAGCTTTTGGAATTTTTTTATTACAATGGCTGATTTTTTTAACTTGTAGAAAGGTTTATTTAGGGCAAAAGCTTCCAAAAAGATCATGTGTGATACTTTTTTGGCATGGGCGTCTTGCTCTAATGCCTTTTGCTTATCGTAAAATGGGTATTAAAGGAAAAAAGGCTTATGTGATGATTTCACACCATAAAGATGGAGAAATCATTGCTAGAAATATTGCCTTTTTTGGTTTGGATACTTTAAGAGGTAGTACAAGCAAAGGTGCTTTGGCTTTATTAAAACAATCTTTTAAAATTTTAGATCAAGGCGATGATGTGATTATCACTCCAGATGGGCCAAGAGGGCCTTATCATAGTGTTTCAGATGGTTCCGTGATGATAGCTTTGAAAAAAAATGCTCCACTTTTTTTGCTAAATTACGAAGCAAGTTCTTTTTGGGAATTTAAAAGTTGGGATAAAATGATCTTACCTAAACCTTTTTCTAAGATTACCTATAGACTAAGTGAAGAAATCAAAATACAAAATTTAAATTTAGAAGAAGCTAAAGTATTGATAAAAGAAAAATTTGATATGATAAGTCAAATAGACAAAGGATAA
- a CDS encoding HP0268 family nuclease translates to MDLKIARTSVDEKPKSISLESIEKAVDKEGQKFFYFDKDNAHKQLIALVEHFEKKGKCVYHRTIKYGLDDTDFMYEVHIL, encoded by the coding sequence ATGGATTTAAAAATAGCAAGAACCTCTGTTGATGAAAAGCCAAAAAGTATAAGTTTAGAAAGTATTGAAAAGGCTGTGGATAAAGAAGGTCAAAAATTTTTTTATTTTGATAAAGACAATGCACATAAGCAATTAATCGCTTTAGTAGAGCATTTTGAAAAAAAAGGAAAATGTGTTTATCATAGAACGATCAAATATGGTTTAGATGATACAGATTTTATGTATGAGGTACACATTCTTTGA
- a CDS encoding membrane lipoprotein lipid attachment site-containing protein, whose amino-acid sequence MKKILLFFSIVLFLSACTGNQKTYYISMPNFKSTFEEHNHTNANSPKVKINDVEIIKSTFYSSYFEQSTLNQRINKSLELLKKQLLEDSKALLQSKGYTIDNENPDYIFNIVINANLYEDKVRRNSSLGGDSVESSFMIILEAQSHLNNLHQEDTFQSTTSSAKLNDPIILNYPIKGQASIESFREVYSAVPTQVNESLAASALEIDKVFVTFYKEITSSLKTSVKEIKEEPKTQENSEVQDVKQDDKKEEKVTPYQNNEVIIFE is encoded by the coding sequence ATGAAAAAAATATTATTATTTTTTAGTATAGTTTTATTTTTAAGTGCTTGCACTGGTAATCAAAAAACTTATTATATTTCTATGCCAAATTTTAAAAGCACTTTTGAAGAACACAACCATACAAATGCTAATAGCCCTAAAGTCAAAATCAATGATGTAGAAATTATAAAAAGTACTTTTTATAGTTCATATTTTGAGCAATCTACTCTAAATCAAAGAATTAATAAAAGCTTAGAATTACTCAAAAAACAACTTTTAGAAGATAGCAAAGCATTGCTTCAAAGCAAAGGATATACTATAGATAATGAAAATCCTGATTATATTTTTAATATAGTTATCAATGCTAATTTATATGAAGATAAGGTTAGAAGAAATTCAAGTCTTGGGGGCGATAGCGTAGAGTCTTCTTTTATGATCATTTTAGAAGCTCAAAGTCATTTAAATAATTTACATCAAGAAGATACTTTCCAAAGCACAACAAGCTCAGCAAAATTAAACGATCCTATTATTTTAAATTATCCTATAAAAGGACAAGCAAGTATAGAAAGCTTTAGAGAGGTATATAGTGCTGTTCCAACCCAAGTTAATGAAAGTCTTGCAGCAAGTGCTTTAGAAATTGATAAAGTTTTTGTTACTTTTTATAAAGAAATCACATCTAGTTTAAAAACTAGTGTAAAAGAAATCAAAGAAGAGCCAAAAACACAAGAAAACTCAGAAGTTCAAGATGTAAAACAAGATGATAAAAAAGAAGAAAAAGTTACTCCCTATCAAAATAATGAAGTAATCATTTTTGAATAG
- the lgt gene encoding prolipoprotein diacylglyceryl transferase, translated as MEFWQNIYANFDVVAFEIFGLKVHWYGIMYVLALLVALMVAKYYAIKDNMGISKAMLDSYFIWVEIGVILGARLGYILIYDAHTLWYLTHPWQIFNPFYNGEFVGIRGMSYHGAVVGFLIATYAFCKKNKQNLWKYLDLVAISVPCGYIFGRIGNFLNQELFGRATEVPWGIYVDRILRHPSQLYEAFLEGFVVFAILLLIKKYKKYNGELIAYYTILYALARFVCEFFREPDFGIGFVAIGMSMGQILSLLMFLLGLFLSFYLRNIKKNL; from the coding sequence ATGGAATTTTGGCAAAATATTTATGCAAATTTTGATGTGGTAGCTTTTGAAATTTTTGGTTTAAAAGTGCATTGGTATGGCATTATGTATGTGCTAGCTTTGCTTGTTGCCTTAATGGTTGCAAAATACTATGCGATTAAAGATAATATGGGAATTTCTAAAGCTATGCTTGATAGCTATTTTATATGGGTAGAAATAGGGGTGATTTTAGGTGCAAGATTGGGTTATATTTTAATTTATGATGCGCATACTTTATGGTATCTTACACATCCTTGGCAAATTTTTAATCCCTTTTATAATGGAGAATTTGTAGGGATTAGAGGTATGAGTTATCACGGAGCTGTTGTGGGGTTTTTAATAGCAACTTATGCTTTTTGTAAAAAAAATAAGCAAAATTTATGGAAATATTTAGATTTAGTTGCTATTAGTGTGCCATGTGGATATATTTTTGGTCGTATTGGAAATTTTTTAAATCAAGAGTTATTTGGTAGAGCTACAGAAGTGCCTTGGGGTATTTATGTAGATAGGATATTGCGTCATCCATCGCAGCTTTATGAGGCATTTTTAGAAGGTTTTGTAGTTTTTGCTATTTTATTACTAATAAAAAAATATAAAAAATATAATGGAGAATTGATTGCTTATTATACGATTTTGTATGCTCTAGCGCGCTTTGTATGCGAGTTTTTTAGAGAGCCTGATTTTGGTATAGGCTTTGTTGCTATTGGTATGAGCATGGGTCAGATATTAAGCTTATTAATGTTTTTATTAGGACTATTTTTATCTTTTTATTTAAGAAATATTAAAAAAAATTTATAA
- the miaB gene encoding tRNA (N6-isopentenyl adenosine(37)-C2)-methylthiotransferase MiaB, with the protein MSKKLFIQTLGCAMNVRDSEHMIAELKEKENYELTQDAKEADLILINTCSVREKPVHKLFSEVGSFEKIKKNGAKIGVCGCTASHLGDEIFKRAPNVDFVLGARNVSKITKAVNTPKFLGNDIDFDESNYAFADFRNSLYKTYINISIGCDKHCTYCIVPHTRGDEISIPFEIIKNEALKAVSKGAKEIFLLGQNVNNYGKRFSNAHEKINFSDLLEKLSEIEGLERIRFTSPHPLHMDDRFLEVFSKNPKVCKSMHMPLQSGSSEILKAMKRGYTKEWYLDRALKLRSMCKDVSISTDVIVAFPGESDKDFEDTIDVLEKVRFEQMFSFKYSKRPLTKAATMPNQIPDDIASKRLSILQARHTEILDEIVAKQKDKEFEVLFEELRSEGFVAGRSDNNFLIQVKGSEELLGQTKKVKITNPRRMVLNGEIL; encoded by the coding sequence TTGAGTAAAAAACTTTTTATACAAACTTTAGGTTGTGCTATGAATGTGCGTGATTCAGAGCATATGATAGCCGAACTTAAAGAAAAAGAAAATTACGAATTAACTCAAGATGCAAAAGAAGCAGATTTGATTTTAATCAATACTTGCTCAGTACGTGAAAAGCCTGTGCATAAGCTTTTTTCAGAAGTTGGAAGTTTTGAAAAAATCAAAAAAAATGGTGCTAAAATAGGAGTTTGTGGTTGCACTGCCTCACATTTGGGAGATGAGATTTTTAAGCGTGCTCCAAATGTGGATTTTGTTTTGGGTGCTAGAAATGTTTCTAAAATTACAAAGGCTGTAAATACGCCAAAATTTTTAGGCAATGATATAGATTTTGATGAGAGTAATTATGCTTTTGCAGATTTTAGAAACAGCCTTTATAAAACTTATATTAATATCTCCATAGGTTGTGATAAGCATTGTACTTATTGTATAGTGCCTCATACAAGAGGAGATGAGATTTCCATACCTTTTGAGATTATTAAAAATGAAGCATTGAAAGCTGTTTCTAAGGGTGCTAAAGAGATTTTTTTACTAGGACAAAATGTTAATAATTACGGCAAAAGATTTTCTAATGCACATGAAAAGATTAATTTTTCAGATCTTTTGGAAAAGCTAAGTGAAATTGAAGGTTTAGAGCGTATCCGTTTTACAAGCCCACATCCATTACATATGGATGATAGATTTTTAGAGGTTTTTTCTAAAAATCCTAAAGTATGTAAGTCTATGCATATGCCTTTACAAAGTGGTTCGAGTGAAATTTTAAAGGCTATGAAACGCGGTTACACTAAAGAGTGGTATTTAGATAGAGCATTGAAATTGCGTTCTATGTGTAAGGATGTGAGTATTTCTACTGATGTGATTGTAGCTTTTCCAGGTGAGAGTGATAAAGACTTTGAAGATACTATAGATGTGCTTGAAAAAGTGCGATTTGAGCAAATGTTTTCTTTTAAATACTCTAAAAGACCACTAACTAAAGCTGCAACTATGCCAAATCAAATTCCTGATGATATAGCTTCAAAACGCTTGAGTATTTTACAAGCAAGACATACAGAAATTTTAGATGAAATTGTTGCAAAACAAAAAGATAAAGAATTTGAAGTTTTATTTGAAGAATTAAGAAGTGAAGGTTTTGTAGCAGGTAGAAGTGATAATAACTTTTTGATTCAAGTTAAAGGTAGTGAAGAGTTATTAGGACAAACGAAAAAAGTAAAAATCACCAATCCTAGGCGTATGGTGTTAAATGGCGAAATCCTTTAA